DNA from Pseudomonas putida:
CCCAGGCGAGGAGCGATGGCGGCGAAGATCATCGAGCGGCGGATGAAGGCGCGCGGCAGGAACGACTGGATGATGTCGTCCTTGATCTGGTCACGCTCTTTCTTGTAGACCTTGCGCATTTGCTCGGTCTCGATCTCCTCGATCTTTTCCTTGACCGCGTCGTTGACCACACTGCTCGGCAGAATGCGCTCTTCCTTGCGCGCGGCGATCAGCAGGAAGTCACCGCTGACGTGCACCAGAGGAGCATCCTCGCCCTTGCCGAATGGGGCGACGAAGCCGTAGGTGGTCAGCTCCTGGCTGGCGCAGGGGCGGGCCGGCTTGCTGGCCAGGGCGGCTTCCAGTGCCTCGGGCTCGAACGGGATGTCCTGGGTCAGGCGGTAGGTCAGCAGGTTCTTGAACCACATGAGGGGGAATCTCTCCTTAATGCATAAGGCGGGCATTATTCTCCGAGGGGCGGCCACAGGCCAACCCTGTCAGAGGGCCACCAGGCACTTATTCATAAGGAAAAGCGAGGTTGCGCTAGGTCTTTGAAAGATCTGAAAATTTTTTTTAAAAAAGTGCTTGCCAGGGTGGCAGGTCCTCCGTAGAATGCGCGCCACACCGAGACGTTGGGTGATTAGCTCAGCCGGGAGAGCATCTGCCTTACAAGCAGAGGGTCGGCGGTTCGATCCCGTCATCACCCACCACTTCTCGATGTTTAGCGCAGCGGTAGTTCAGTCGGTTAGAATACCGGCCTGTCACGCCGGGGGTCGCGGGTTCGAGTCCCGTCCGCTGCGCCATATTCCAGCTTCCAGGGCCCACTGAACACCCGGAAGCCACAAAGAAAGCGACCTTAGGGTCGCTTTTTTTGTTTCTGACGTTCTTCTGGCGCCACGGGCGCTCAGAGAGATTCCGCGATCGCGAGTGGGGAGCGTGGCAGTCAGGCCGTCGCGATTGCCTGGTTTTTTTCTTCCTCGCGCAGCGTCAGCACCTCCACGCCGGTTTCCGTCACCGCCACCGTATGTTCCCATTGGGCCGACAGCGACTGGTCGCGAGTAATCACGGTCCAGCCATCGCGCAAGGTGCGTGTGCCGCGTCCGCCCTGGTTGATCATCGGTTCAATGGTGAAGACCATGCCGGGCTTTAGCTTCATGCCCATGCCAGGCTGACCGAAGTGCAGCACCTCAGGGCCTTCGTGCATTTGCTGGCCGATGCCGTGGCCGCAGTATTCCCGGACCACGCTGTAGCCTGCCGCCTCGGCATGGACCTGGATGGCATGGCCGATATCGCCGAGGGTGGCGCCAGGGCGCACCTGGGCAATGCCTTTCCAGAGTGCCGCATAAGTGGTATCCACCAGGCGCCGGGCATCGTCGCTGATCTGGCCGAGACAATACATTTTCGACGAATCGGCAATATAACCACCCTGTTCCAGGGTGATATCGACGTTGATGATGGACCCTTCCCTGAGCACTTCGTCGGCCTTTGGCATGCCATGGCACACTACATGATCCACGGAGGTGTTCAGCGCATAGGGAAAGCCGTACTGCCCCTTGCTCGCCGGTCGTGCCTTGAGCGTCTGGACGATGAAAGCCTCGGCGCGGTCGTTGATCTGCAGCGTGGTCACGCCTGGGCGAATGAAACCGTCCAGGTCAGCGAACACCTGGGCCAGCAGTTGGCCTGCACGGCGCATGAGGTCGAGTTGGGCCGGGGTCTTGAGGATTACTTGGGACATTGGCAGGTCGAGGATCGTATTGGCGAAGAGTCGCCAGAATAGCCCTGCAGACGATGCATGCGCCACCGCTTGCAGGGGGGAGGGTGAACAGGTGCTTGAAGCGCGAGGCCCGACGCTGCAAGCTGCCGGGCATGAACCTCGACACCCGCATCAAATACCGCCATCTACTGTGCTTTCTGGAGATTGCCCGCCAGGGTAGCCTGGCCAGGGCTGCGGATGTGTTGGCGATTAGCCAGCCGGCGATTTCCAAGACCCTGCGCGAGCTGGAAGAACTGCTCGAAACCCGGCTGTTCGAGCGCACCCGCCAAGGCGCCGAGCTGACCGCCGCCGGCACCTTGTTCATGCGCTATGCCGGGCCCAGTGTCCAGGCGCTGCGCGAAGGCGTGGGCAGTGTGCGCGGCGAGGCGCGAGCGCCATCGCAGGTGCGCATTGGTGTCCTGTCGACGGTCGAAAGCCTGCTCATGCCGGAGGTCCTGTGCCGCCTGCACCAGCGGCATTCGGCGCTGGTGATCGAAGTGGTGACCGGCGCCAGTGCCCAGTTGCTCGGCCAGCTGCGCCTGGGTGAACTGGAACTGGTGGTTGGGCGTATGACCGATAGCCCCCAAATCCAGGGGCTGTCCTTCGAGCATTTGTACAGCGAATCGATGACGCTGGTGGTACGCTCCGGGCATCCCTTGCTGGCGCGCCAGTCACTCGAACGCGCGCGGGTCGGTGACTACCCGCTGGTGCTGCCGCCCCAGGGCACGACCATCCGCCAGCACGCCGACAGCCTGTTCGTGCAGTGCGCGATCCAGATGCCAGCCCAGCGTCTGGAGACCTTGTCCCTGGCCTTGAGCCGTCGGTACCTGCTGGGTAGCGATGCGGTCTGGGTGGCGCCGCGTGATGCGGTACTGATCGATCTGGGGCGTGGCGAGCTGGTCGAACTCGACCTCGGTGTGCGCGAGCCCGGCGGTTCGGTGGGCATTTGCCGCAATGCCGCGCTCCCCCAAGGCATGCCTGGGCAATGGGTGTGCGAGGTGCTGCGCGAAGTCGCAGGTCAGTACCGGGATGGCTTGTACCCCTAAGCGTTGCAGGCCTTTAGCCATATCGGAGGCGGTCTGTGGCCCGAGTCAGGTAGGCGTGCGGGCAATGTCTCCTTTAATGGATCGGAAATATCCGTGAACTTATCGGACATTCCCTGCTCTCATGCCGGTAGCCATTGGTCACGGCCGCCTGCTAAGCTCGCGGCTTTACCTGATTGCCCTTATGGCGCATGAACAAGGAACTAGCATGAAACAGCATCGTTTGGCGGCTGCGGTTGCCCTGGTTGGCCTGGTCCTGGCGGGCTGCGACGCTCAGACCAGCAGCGTCGAGCTGAAGACTCCGGCACAGAAAGCCTCCTACGGTATCGGCCTGAACATGGGCAAGAGCCTGGCTCAGGAAGGCATGGAAGACCTTGATTCCAAAGCAGTAGCCCTCGGTATCGAGGATGCGGTTGCCAAGAAAGAGCAACGCATCAAGGACGAAGAGCTGGTCGAGGCGTTCACCGCGCTGCAGAAGCGTGCCGAAGAACGCCTGGCCAAGGCCAGCGAGGAAGCGGCCAGCGCCGGTAAGAAATTCCTCGAAGAAAACGCCAAGAAGCCAGGCGTGGTCACCACCGCGTCGGGCCTGCAGTATGAAGTGGTCAAGAAAGCCGACGGCCCGCAACCCAAGCCGACCGACGTGGTCACTGTTCACTACGAAGGCAAGCTGATCGATGGCAAGGTCTTCGACAGCTCCGTCGAGCGCGGCAGCCCGATCGATCTGCCTGTCAGCGGTGTGATCCCTGGCTGGGTTGAAGGTCTGCAACTGATGCACGTTGGCGAGAAGTACAAGCTGTACATCCCGGCTGACCTGGCTTACGGGGCCCAGAGCCCGAGCCCGCTGATCCCGGCCAACTCGGTCCTGGTGTTCGACCTGGAACTGATCGGCATCAAGGATCCATCCAAGGCTGAAGGCGAGGCCGAGGCTCCTGAAGCCGAAGCACCAGCCAAGTAATTTCCCTGTTGCCAACGCCCCGTCTCGACGGGGCGTTGTCGTTTCTGTGGACCGGTAAAGACGAACCTCGCCACGGCTACAGGGTCGTAGCAAGGGGAGGGCGCCCTGCAAGCAAAACGTTTGCGGATTTGAAACGACTGTGTAAAAAACGCCCGATCTGAGCGAGACCCTTGCCCGGTGGGCACCTCGCGTCGGAAACTGCACCCTGTTCACAAGGTTATCCACAATAAATGTGGATAACCTTCCCTGACGATATGGAGGCCTTATGAGCGCACCCTGGAATTTCGCCCGCTTCCTGCCTTTGGCAGAGCGCCTGCTCAGCCGTGGCCGTCTGCCGGCCCTGTTGTTCGCCGTGGCACGCAAAGGTCCGAAGCTTGGCCGACTGCGTGAGGATGTGCGCCTGTTGCAGGCCTTGTGCCTGGCGTGGTGGCGTGGCGAGTACCGGGCTATCAGTTCCAAGGCGCTGATCACCGTGGTGGCTGGTCTGCTGTACTTTGTCAGCCCGCTGGATGCCATTCCCGATTGGCTGGTGGGTGTCGGTTTTCTCGATGACATCGCCGTGCTCGGCTGGGTGCTCAAGACCGTGGCCGATGAACTGAACCGCTTCAAAGCCTGGCGCGACAGCCAGACGCCCGAGCGGCTGCGGGTGGTGGAGCGTCTGCCGGATACTCCTGAAAGCCTGCGCCTTGAGCGTCGAGCGCCCTGAGGCTTTGTTCCCAGAGGTGCCCTTGAAATTTGCGGGCGGTCTATCGACGCGTCGAGCCGCCCCGAAGTAGAGAACTTCCAGATCTTCTGCAAAAGCGCAAATCTGCCTGACCTGCACAGACCCCCGCGCTTGGACATATAATTGGCATAAGGAATATGCCTACGGATTACATGCTGTAATCCTACGTAAAGGGGGTTGTAATGGGTATTCAGGTCATCAGCCGGGACGGTCAACCCGAGTACGCCGTAGTGCCCTGGGAGCAGTATCAGGCGTTGCTCAAGGCTGCCGGGCAGGCGCCTGCCAGCGTAGCGCCGGAAGCGCCTGCCGCCGCCGAGGCACCGAGCCTGGCGCCATTGAGTGAACTGACGCGATTGCGTGAAGCCAAGGGGCTGGCGCCGGAGCAACTGGCGCGCAGTGTCGGCATCAGCCCGGCCTACCTGGGGATGATCGAAGCCGGCGAGCGTCAGCCGGACGCTGCGATCCTGCGCAGTCTGGCCTGGCACCTGGGGATCGCTGGCTGGAGCGAGCCATCATGAGCCAGGTGAGGATCAGTCGACAGCATTGGGAGAGCCTGTTGGGCGAGCTCGATGTGGCCCGCCGTCAACGTCACCTGCTTACCTACCGTGCCTTGATCGAACGTCTGCAGCTCCCTAGCCCGGCCATGCAGACCTTGACCGCCGCCCTGGAGTATCTCGCCGTCCTCGATGCCCGTGCCGATCAGCCGCTGCGCAGCTCGCTGGTGATCAGCCAGGGCGCCAGCCGACTGCCGCGTACCGGCTTCTTTGAGTGCGTCGAGCGCCTGGGGCGTTTTTCCGGGCCGGTCGATGGCCTGGAAGCGGCGTCCTGGCATGCCTCCGAGGTGGTGCGGGTGTTCGAGTACAGCTATTCGGAACACGCCTGACGGCAATTGATCAGGCCGCTGTCTGTTCGGTGATCAACCTCAGCAGGTCGAGCACCCGTCCGGTACCCAGATAGCGGCCGTTGTGGGTGATGACAAAGTCTTCGTCGAGGCGCTGGCGTGCCCTGCTGGTAATCAGGCGGCTGGCCTGATGCAGCGACTTGCGGCGCTCCAAGGTCAGAAAATCCATACTCATCAGTTGTGCGATCGCTGTCGCCGGAGTGGTCAGCAACCCCTGACGATGGATGATGCCGCAGGGGCTGCCCTGTTCATCCAGCACGGCGATGGAGTTGACCCCGGCGCAGGCCTCAAAAGTCTTCAGCACCTCTTCGATCTTGCTGTGAAGCGTCACCGCCGGTCGCTCGATCAGCAACGCGCTCAGGTCGTCGAGCGTCATTTTCGGCGCCGGCGTATCGCTATCGGTCTGAAGCAGCAGATGGAGGCCATCGCGTGGCGGGCACTCCTGTGGCCGGCCAAGCAGATAGCCCTGGACCAGGTCCACGCCCATTTCCCGAAGGACGGCCAATTCTTCCGCTAACTCGATGCCTTCGGCGATCACCTGGGCCCTTGAGGCGCGGGCAATGTGCAGGATGGAACCGACGAATTCGCGTTTGAGCGCATCCAGATGGATCCCGTCGATGAAGTGCCGATCGATCTTCACGTAGTCTGGCCGCAGCTCTGACCACAGGCGCAGGCTGGAGTAACCTGCCCCCAGATCGTCTAGGGCAATGGAAAAGCCCATGTCGCGATAGTGGTGCAGGGCGTTGGACAGCAGCTGGAAATCGTCTGTCGGGGTGTGTTCGGTCAACTCGATGACCACTCGGCTCGGCGGCAGCCCGACCTGCTCCAGCAGCCTGAGAGTGCGGCCGGAGGGATAATGTGGTTCAAGCAGCGACTCGGGTGAGACGTTGAGAAACAATTTACCCTCCAGCGCCTGGTCACAGAAGCGCCGGCAGGCACTGTCGCGGCAGGCTTCTTCCAGTTCGGTGAGGCGACCGGCCTGGTGGGCGATGGCGAACAGGTTCAGGGGCGCGTGTAACGGGCTGTTGGAGGGCCCGCGACTGAGCGCCTCGTAACCGAGGACGCGGCGTTCGGAAAGGCAGATGATCGGCTGGAACAGGCTATGGATGCTGCGTTGAGCCAGGATGGCGCTCAATGCGCTGAGCTGTTCGGCGACGGTCATGGACTGCTTCCTGAAAGAAAAAGGGCCGGGCGCTTGCGCGTCCGGCCCTTCTATTTCACGACAGTCGAATGACTATTTGATGACAGGTCGCATTATTTTGCCATCACGCTTTCAGTGCTTGGCTACCTGCGAATTGAGGCTCAGGTAGTCGAGCAGGATGCGCCCAGTCTCGGACAGGTAGGCATCGTCTTCCGGCTTGGTGTTCTCGTCCTCGGTCGGCAAGGCGTCCTCGTCTTCCTTCTTGAGCTCCTTGAGCGGCTCTTCGCCCTTGGCCTTGCGACGGATGTTCTCCAGCGCCAGTTGCTTGGCTTCGATCTCGTCGTGGCGGGCGCGGCGCTCCTGCTCGTTGAGGCTGACGGTCTTTTCGTTCATCAGCTTCTGGGTCAGGGCCAGGCGATCGCGGATATAGGCGAACTCCGGATCCTTGGCGCTGCGCGCATCGTGACGGGCCTTGAGTTCGGTCAGGAATGGCTTGAACGGGTCCACGGCTGGACGCACGACGGGGCGGATGGTGTCCCACGGCATGGCTTCTGGCAGGGCGCTTTCGCCGATTTCCTTGGTGTCGATGATCGACGGGTAGTCGATGTCCGGCAGGACGCCCTGGTGCTGGGTGCTCTGCCCGGAAACCCGGTAGAACTTGGCCAGGGTCAGTTTCAGCTCGCCATGGTTGAGCGGCTGGATGGTCTGCACGGTGCCTTTGCCGAAGGTCTGGCCGCCGATGATCAGGGCGCGATGGTAGTCCTGCATGGCACCGGCGAAGATCTCCGAGGCCGAGGCCGAGAGTCGGTTGACCAGCAGGGCCAGCGGGCCTTTGTAGAAGGCGCCCGGGTTTTCGTCCTCGAGCACATCGACACGGCCGTCGCTGTTGCGCACCAGCACCGTCGGGCCCTTCTCGATGAACAGGCTGGTCAGCTCGGTGGCTTCTTGCAGGGAACCGCCGCCGTTGTTGCGCAGGTCGATGACCACGCCGTCGACTTTTTCCTTCTGCAGCTCGGTCAGCAGCTTCTTCACGTCACGGGTGGTGCTCTTGTAGTCCGGATCCCCTGCGCGATAGGCCTTGAAGTCCAAGTAGAACGCCGGGATCTCGATGATGCCCAGCTTGTACTCGCGCCCGTCCTGCTTGAGCTTGAGCACCGACTTCTTGGCGGCTTGCTCCTCGAGCTTGACCGCCTCGCGGGTGATCGACACGATCTTGCTGGTCTGGTCGTTAGGCGCGTTGCTGGCCGGGATGATCTCCAGGCGCACCACCGAGCCTTTCGGGCCGCGAATCAGCTTGACCACTTCGTCCAGGCGCCAGCCGACCACGTCGACCATTTCCTTGTTGCCCTGGGCCACGCCGATGATCTTGTCGGCCGGTGCTACCTGTTTGGTCTTGGCTGCCGGGCCTGCAGGCACCAGGCGCACGATCTTGACCTGATCGTTGTCGCTTTGCAGCACAGCGCCAATGCCTTCGAGCGACAGACTCATGTTGATGTCGAAGTTTTCCGCGTTATCCGGCGACAGATAGTTGGTGTGCGGGTCGTACGACTGGGCAAAGGTATTGATATAGGCCTGGAAGATATCCTCGGCACGGGTCTGGTCCAGACGCGACAGCTGGTTCTTGTAGCGTTTGGTCAGGGTTTCCTGGATCTGCTTGGGGTCCTTGCCCGCGATCTTCTGGCGCAGGACTTCATCTTTGACGCGCTTGCGCCACAGGTCGTCGAGCTCGGCCTCGCTCTTCATCCACGGGGCATCCTTGCGGTCGACCAGCAAGGTTTCATGGGTGGTGAAGTCCATTTTGTCGACGCCCTTGTCCAACTCCGCCAGCGCGAAGTCCAGACGCGATTTCACGCGGTCCAGGTAGCGCTTGTAGATGGTGAAGCCAGGCTCGAGGTTGCCGCTTTTGAGGAAGTCGTCGAACTGGGTCTTCCACTTGTCGAACTGGGCGATGTCGGCAGCGGTGAAGTAACTGCGCGACGGGTCGAGCAGCTTGATGTAGCTGTCGTAGATGATGATCGAACGGGCGTCGTCCAGCGGCGGCTTGCTGTAGTGGTGGCGCTTGAGCAATTCCACCACGTTGAGACTGGCGACGATCTCGTCTCGGTCCGGCTGCAGGCTGTCCCACTTGTTGGCGGCCGATGCATTGCCGCCGAGCGTGAGACTGCCGAGGCCGATCATGAGGGCAAGGGCGGTGCTGGGCAGGAAATGCTTCATGCTGATTCGACGTAAAGGCAATTGATCACGCATAGTAGGCCGTCTTTTCCGTTCGCCGGCTCCAGAAGAGCCGGACGCATACTGCAAAAAGCCCGGGACATGGCGATCCCGGGCTCAGTCATGATTCAACTATGGAGGCACTGTGAAGGCATTGCAAGGCGTTGACGGACATGTGGCCTGGGTAGACGCCGAGCGCCCGGCCTGTGATGCGGGTCAGGTCCGAATCCGTGTGGCAGCAGCGGGGCTCAACCGTGCCGACCTGCTCCAGCGCGCGGGCTTGTACCCGCCGCCCCCAGGTGCCAGCCCTTACCTGGGCCTGGAGTGCGCCGGGGTGATCGAGGAAGTCGGTCCAGGCGCCGATTGGCGCATTGGCGACCGGGTCTGCGCGTTGCTGGCCGGTGGCGGCATGGCCGAGGAAGTGGTGGTGGATGCCCGTCATGTCCTGCCGGTCCCCGAAGGCCTGAGCCTGCACGAGGCGGCGGCGATTCCCGAGGTGTATGCCACGGCCTGGCTGAACCTCTTTCAATTGGCTGGCCTGCAGGCGGGTGAGAAGGTACTGGTGCATGCCGGAGCCAGTGGCGTGGGCTCTGCGGCGATCCAGTTGTGCAAGGCGTTCGGCAACCCGGTGTGGGTCAGCGTCGGCTCGCAGGATCGTCTGGCGTACTGTCAGGCGCTGGGTGCGGCTGGTGGCGTGGTGCGCAACGAGAACCTGGACGCGCTGGAGGGCTTCGGCCCGTTCGATGTGATCCTCGATCCCGTAGGCGCCAGCTATGGGCCGCTCAACCTCAAGCTGCTGGCACGCGACGGTCGTTGGGTGATCATCGGCCTGATGGGCGGGCGCAAGGCTGAGCTGGACCTGGCGCAACTGCTGACCAAGCGGGTGCAGGTCACGGGCTCGACGCTGCGCAGCCGTGACGATGCCTTCAAGGGTGAGCTGTTGCGTGACCTGGGCCAACAGGTATGGCCGCTGTTCAGCGAAGGACGGCTTTCGCCGCAACTGGTGGACACGTATCCGGTGGCCTTTGCCGAGGCAGCGTTTGCGGAGCTTGCGAGCAACCAAGTGTCGGGCAAGCTGGTGCTGGTGATCGACCCTGGCTTGGCATAAACCGGGCTGGTCCATTCGCGGTTAAATCCGCTCTCACTGCTCGTGTGGGAGCGGGTTTACCCGCGAAAGGTCGGAACAGATGCTGCGAATATCAGCTCCAGCTCAGGATCGGCCACCCATTGGTCTGCGCATGCTCGCGCAACACCGAGTCCGGGTTGACTACATGCGGGTAGTCGACCGTCAACAACAAGGGCAGGTCATTGCGCGAGTCTGAATAGAAGCTCGCCCCCTCCAGATTCTCCTGCTCCTGATCCAGCCACTCCAGCAGGCGGGTGATCTTGCCTTCGCGGTAGGTCAGCACGCCATGGGTCTTGCCGGTGTACACGCCATTCACCGCTTCCAGTTCGATGGCCAGGTATTCGTCCACCCCCAGGCGTGCCGCGATTGGTCCTACAAGATGGGTGCCCGAGGCGGAGATGATCAGGATGCGGTCACCGCGCTTGCGATGCTCGGCGATGCAGCGGCAGGCGTCGCCATAGATGATCGGCTCGATCACATCCTCGACCCAGGGCTCGATCAGGTGCTCGACTTCTTCGAGCGTACGCCCGGCGATCGGCTCCAGGCTGAAGGCCATGTATTCCTCCATCTGCAGGTGGCCCTTGCCATAGGCTTCCATCAATTCCTGGTCACGGCGCAGGAATTCCTTGCCGTCGACCCAGCCCAGTTGGGCCATCTGCTTGCTCCACAGCGAGGCGCAGTCACCGTGGATGAGGGTTTCGTCCAGATCGAAAATTGCCAATGCCATTGCGTGTTTCTCCTTAGGCCACTTCTCGTAGCGCCGTGGGATCGATCGACAAGGATACCCGCTGGCCATCGGCATGCAGGTCGGCCGACGAGCGATTGAGCACGTCCACCACCAGTTCCACGCCCCGTACCTGTACCCGATAACGAATGACGTTGCCCAGCAGGCTGTGGCTGTTCACCTGGCCGTCGAGCTCGCCGTCCAGGTGTAGGCTGATCGCTTCCGGGCGGATCGCCAGGCGGGCGGCCACCGGGCGTTGCA
Protein-coding regions in this window:
- the map gene encoding type I methionyl aminopeptidase, encoding MSQVILKTPAQLDLMRRAGQLLAQVFADLDGFIRPGVTTLQINDRAEAFIVQTLKARPASKGQYGFPYALNTSVDHVVCHGMPKADEVLREGSIINVDITLEQGGYIADSSKMYCLGQISDDARRLVDTTYAALWKGIAQVRPGATLGDIGHAIQVHAEAAGYSVVREYCGHGIGQQMHEGPEVLHFGQPGMGMKLKPGMVFTIEPMINQGGRGTRTLRDGWTVITRDQSLSAQWEHTVAVTETGVEVLTLREEEKNQAIATA
- a CDS encoding carboxy terminal-processing peptidase; this translates as MKHFLPSTALALMIGLGSLTLGGNASAANKWDSLQPDRDEIVASLNVVELLKRHHYSKPPLDDARSIIIYDSYIKLLDPSRSYFTAADIAQFDKWKTQFDDFLKSGNLEPGFTIYKRYLDRVKSRLDFALAELDKGVDKMDFTTHETLLVDRKDAPWMKSEAELDDLWRKRVKDEVLRQKIAGKDPKQIQETLTKRYKNQLSRLDQTRAEDIFQAYINTFAQSYDPHTNYLSPDNAENFDINMSLSLEGIGAVLQSDNDQVKIVRLVPAGPAAKTKQVAPADKIIGVAQGNKEMVDVVGWRLDEVVKLIRGPKGSVVRLEIIPASNAPNDQTSKIVSITREAVKLEEQAAKKSVLKLKQDGREYKLGIIEIPAFYLDFKAYRAGDPDYKSTTRDVKKLLTELQKEKVDGVVIDLRNNGGGSLQEATELTSLFIEKGPTVLVRNSDGRVDVLEDENPGAFYKGPLALLVNRLSASASEIFAGAMQDYHRALIIGGQTFGKGTVQTIQPLNHGELKLTLAKFYRVSGQSTQHQGVLPDIDYPSIIDTKEIGESALPEAMPWDTIRPVVRPAVDPFKPFLTELKARHDARSAKDPEFAYIRDRLALTQKLMNEKTVSLNEQERRARHDEIEAKQLALENIRRKAKGEEPLKELKKEDEDALPTEDENTKPEDDAYLSETGRILLDYLSLNSQVAKH
- a CDS encoding helix-turn-helix domain-containing protein: MGIQVISRDGQPEYAVVPWEQYQALLKAAGQAPASVAPEAPAAAEAPSLAPLSELTRLREAKGLAPEQLARSVGISPAYLGMIEAGERQPDAAILRSLAWHLGIAGWSEPS
- a CDS encoding FKBP-type peptidyl-prolyl cis-trans isomerase, with the translated sequence MKQHRLAAAVALVGLVLAGCDAQTSSVELKTPAQKASYGIGLNMGKSLAQEGMEDLDSKAVALGIEDAVAKKEQRIKDEELVEAFTALQKRAEERLAKASEEAASAGKKFLEENAKKPGVVTTASGLQYEVVKKADGPQPKPTDVVTVHYEGKLIDGKVFDSSVERGSPIDLPVSGVIPGWVEGLQLMHVGEKYKLYIPADLAYGAQSPSPLIPANSVLVFDLELIGIKDPSKAEGEAEAPEAEAPAK
- the pcaQ gene encoding pca operon transcription factor PcaQ; its protein translation is MNLDTRIKYRHLLCFLEIARQGSLARAADVLAISQPAISKTLRELEELLETRLFERTRQGAELTAAGTLFMRYAGPSVQALREGVGSVRGEARAPSQVRIGVLSTVESLLMPEVLCRLHQRHSALVIEVVTGASAQLLGQLRLGELELVVGRMTDSPQIQGLSFEHLYSESMTLVVRSGHPLLARQSLERARVGDYPLVLPPQGTTIRQHADSLFVQCAIQMPAQRLETLSLALSRRYLLGSDAVWVAPRDAVLIDLGRGELVELDLGVREPGGSVGICRNAALPQGMPGQWVCEVLREVAGQYRDGLYP
- a CDS encoding YkvA family protein, producing MSAPWNFARFLPLAERLLSRGRLPALLFAVARKGPKLGRLREDVRLLQALCLAWWRGEYRAISSKALITVVAGLLYFVSPLDAIPDWLVGVGFLDDIAVLGWVLKTVADELNRFKAWRDSQTPERLRVVERLPDTPESLRLERRAP
- a CDS encoding NAD(P)H-quinone oxidoreductase; translated protein: MKALQGVDGHVAWVDAERPACDAGQVRIRVAAAGLNRADLLQRAGLYPPPPGASPYLGLECAGVIEEVGPGADWRIGDRVCALLAGGGMAEEVVVDARHVLPVPEGLSLHEAAAIPEVYATAWLNLFQLAGLQAGEKVLVHAGASGVGSAAIQLCKAFGNPVWVSVGSQDRLAYCQALGAAGGVVRNENLDALEGFGPFDVILDPVGASYGPLNLKLLARDGRWVIIGLMGGRKAELDLAQLLTKRVQVTGSTLRSRDDAFKGELLRDLGQQVWPLFSEGRLSPQLVDTYPVAFAEAAFAELASNQVSGKLVLVIDPGLA
- a CDS encoding HAD family hydrolase, which codes for MALAIFDLDETLIHGDCASLWSKQMAQLGWVDGKEFLRRDQELMEAYGKGHLQMEEYMAFSLEPIAGRTLEEVEHLIEPWVEDVIEPIIYGDACRCIAEHRKRGDRILIISASGTHLVGPIAARLGVDEYLAIELEAVNGVYTGKTHGVLTYREGKITRLLEWLDQEQENLEGASFYSDSRNDLPLLLTVDYPHVVNPDSVLREHAQTNGWPILSWS